From the Methanobacterium sp. BAmetb5 genome, the window ATCAGGTTATGGCCCAGGCCTACGGTGGAGAGATAGGCTCGGCAGGATCGGAAAGTTACGCCCAGATACAGATTGACATACTGGATGAAGATGACATCTTTAAAGGTCTGGGACCCCAAATGGAGGTCTGGGCTTCCCATAAGGATGAAGTATGCAAGCTTCCACCAGAATTCAATCTCCTGGCTTCCTCATCCATCTGCCAGATTGAAGCCATGAAACACCAAGATAAACCATTGTATGGCATACAATTCCACCCGGAAGTGTACCACACCCCAGAAGGGCCTAAGGTATTTGAGAACTTCTACAAAGTCTGTAAAGAGTACTCCCAGGAATAACATCAAATTCTAATTTTTTTAAATAAATTTAACCGGGATTAATACTTTTTTTAACTAACTAATTTAACCGGTAATAATAGTAATTTCCATCCTGTATCCGGGGATAATTTGCCAGTATTTCTGCCCATTGTGGGGAGGGAGGGCCAATGAACATAATGACCACGTGATAACCCGAGAGCCCCTGGGTGTAATTTCCAATTTCATCCAGTGATTTAATTTTATACACTCTTTTCATGGAATAGGAGAGTTGCTGGGGTGGATTGATGGGGATTTCAAAATTTGGAGAAAATACAAGGTCTGAATACTGGGTATTTTTCTGGATTGATGTTCCCAACACCGCGTAATCCGAATTACCTAGGGGGAATAATTCCCGATAGTGGGGGTGCTCGTTAGCCAGATAAAAACTGGCAGAAGCGGTACCCACCAGGAAAATCACCAGGAGAATTAAATCAAGTTTCAGGAGTTTATTCACGTTCATTTTTCCTAACAATCTCCCTTTAAAGGTTAGAGAAATTTTTAGGTGATTTTTAATAATGTGATTTTTAACCAGAAGGTACCAGGAAACTGGTGCCAGTACAAAGGGTATGGTGGCTAAAGGCACTGATAATTTAAGTACGGAGAAATCATGGAGCAGAGTATGGTTTTTAAAGAGAATTAACTGTAAAATACTGGGCAAAAATAGCATGGCCATGAGGGCAGCTATTTTTTTAATTCTGAAATCTGTATTCTGGGTAATGAATCTCTCCCTTAAAACATATAAAAAAAGGAAAGTCATGGTAATTAAGGAAAAACACAGAGCATAAAATCCTATTTCTCCGTATCCTGATGTAATATACTGATAGAATGAAATTAACCCATTGTTAACTGTAGCCGAACTATCAGATGAGATTCCGACTCTGAATAATACCTTGCTGAGCACGGTGCCCGTTAAACCCCATGAGTAAACCTGGATGACGAAGAATGCAAGAGCAATGAAGGGAACTATCCAGAACTTAAGGTTGTCCTTCAGGGAATGGGCAAGGTTTTCCCGGCTGAAACAGATTTTACCCTCAAGAATACGCTTAAGATACACAGTTAGGGCAATTAAAACAAATAACCAATCGGTTAAAAATCCATAGAATAGGATGAGGTTCTGGGTTACTCCTAAAAATCGGGAATATTTCCCGTTATAGCTATCTTGGATTATTTCCAGTAGAATGTACGCAACAAATGGTAAAATAACGGCCTGATCAGCAAAGAATACATTTTGATGCCAGTATAACGGTCCAGGGAGTAATAATTCCATAAATATGGGCACAGTGGCAAAAAGGAAAGAATTCACTGGATCAATTTTTATCTGTCTTAGGAAAATGAAGATAAGAATTGACAGGAAAAAGGCGATTAAAAAGTGGTTTAGAAGATTATAGTCCATTAATAATGCGGCATCTGGTTCGGTGGCGGTTAATTCACCGATGACGTACAGAGGTATGATACATCCCGGCAGATAGTTGACGTAGGGTTGTCTGCTGAGGGTGTCCGGAAATTCTATAGATGATGGATTTTCCAGCAGGGTAAATCCCAAGTTAAGGGGGCCATCACGGTACCAGTTCTTGGCGAACTTAAGGGTACTTCCACTCAGCCACTGGTGGTGGCCAGAGGAAAGTTCACCATGCCAGGGTTCCCTGATATCCACGGTGTACTGGAAGACCAGGAGGTTAATGCTGAATAAAAGAAAAACAAAAATTATCGCCAGGATCTGTTCTCCCTTCCCATCTTCAAGTGTCATAACTATCAAACTTACGGGTGTAAAGATGGCAATTTCCATCTACCCCATTAACTTATATGGGATTTATTATTTTTACAGTTCATGCCTACCACCAGTACTTTAAAAAAATAAATGAAATAGAATTTTAAAAGATCAAGGTTAGTTGTTTAACTTCAAAGTTCAAAATGATATTAAATATCCCGAACACATATACATAAAACACGAAAATGAGATAGGAAATAATCACTATCTAAGAAAATAATCACTATCTAAATATACTGGAGACTGCAATTATTGGAATTGTAATTGTAGTTTAATGAACTTCATTAGTAAGGAAAGACATTATTTATAAGTTTAAGGTGAAAAAATGTTAGATCCGTCTTCTTTCATTAAAGAATCTATAGAGGAAATTAAAAAAACTATCAAAGATGAAAAGGCAATAATCGCCCTTTCCGGTGGTGTGGACAGCTCAGTAGCATCTGTTCTGGTTTCAAAGGCCATTGGAGAGAATTTAACCGCCGTTTTTGTAGATCATGGATTATTACGGGAAGGTGAAGCAGATTACGTTCAAAATACTTTTCATGACCGGTTAAACCTCAAATATATCGATGCCAGTGAAGAATTTTTGGGTAAACTCCAGGGAGTGAAGGATCCTGAAGAAAAGAGGAAGATCATTGGGGAAGTTTTCATCCGGGTCTTTGAAAGGGAAGCAGAGAAGGTGGGTGCCAAGTTCCTGGTACAGGGAACCATAGCCCCAGACTGGATCGAGAGTGAGGGAAATATCAAGTCCCATCACAATGTTGCCCTGCCCCACGGAATGGTACTGGAACTTGTGGAACCAATAAGAGAACTCTACAAAGATGAAGTGAGGATTGTGGGGGCGGAAATAGGTTTACCCACCGAAATGGTTAACCGACAACCCTACCCTGGTCCGGGACTGGCCGTGCGTGTCGCCGGGGAATTAACTAAGGACAAAATCAGGATATGCCGCCAGGCCAATGCCATAGTAGAAGAAGAAGTACAGAAAGAAGGCCTGGATAAGACCCTGTGGCAGTATTTTGCAGTTTTAACCAACACTAAAGTTACCGGGGTTAAGGGAGATATCCGGGATTACGGATACCTGGTAGTTTTGCGAATGGTTGAATCTCTGGATGCCATGACTGCAGATGTTCCGGAACTTCCCTGGAATATGGTGAAAACAATCTCACGGAGGATCACAGCCGAAATCTCAGAAGTAACCCACGTATCCCTTTCAGTGAGTGATAAACCTCCAAGCACCATTGAATTAGCTTAATTATCCATATAAAAACTTATTTTGACCCAATAAAACCCCTTTTGATTTTTCAGGGTTCTTTTTATTATTTTTATCCATACCGGGACCAACGCCCAGATAAGTTTATAAGTTAAGATACCAAACATTTGATCGGAAGTATGCTTCCGTATTCCTTAGGTGATGTTATGGAAACCAAAAAAATTTTAGTGTTAGGAGACTCAGATGCGGGTAAAAGGACCGCCCTGAAACATATCTGCAATAATCTGGTAGAAACTGAGGCTGCAAGTTATGGAAAAAGTATTATAAACCATAAAAAGCTCCAAATATTCAGTCCATCCAGTGCAGGGAGATTCCGTTTCATGAAAGACATCTTATCTAAAAATATGGACGGAGCTATTATAATTATTGACAATACCCAGGGAGTTACCTCCAGCTGTGAAGAGATGATAGATTTTGTGGAAGATAAGGGTGTTCCTTATCTCATATTTGCCAACAAACAAGATTTAAACAACAGTCCCCTGTACATCAATTATCCTGACATTTATATACTGCCCACTGAGGCAATATCCGGTAAAGGGGTTTTAGAGGGTTTAAACAGGTTGTTAAAGCTGATGGAAAGTGAACCAGTTAAGATCCCTACCATTAGCTACTGAAAATAAGGAATTACTTTGATTTTTCCTTTGTTTAATCCCCATATTGATAAACGAGGACTAAATCAATTAAAACATCATAATATTAGAAATAGCGTTAGAAACTTACCTATTTTCGTGTAATTATCATCAGGTAAGGTGACTTAAATTGGAAAATGAATCCGCAATAAATGGGAGAAAAATTGTTATTTTGAGTAATTACAATTCTAACAAAGCACATTCTGGAAATTTGATGGAATATTTCAAGGATATAACTTTTCAGGATAGTGACATTGATTTATCCCTTTTTAATTATAGGAGACTCCTGATTGATGGTGGAAAAAATTATCTGTTCAACCCCCCAGACTATCCAGAATTCATGTCCCTAAAACAAGTTTTATCTAGAGATGTGGACGGAGTTATCCTTTTCATAGAAACCAGCATTGGTATTTTTGAAACAGATCTGGAAATAATTGACTTAATTGCAGGGGAAGACATACCTCACGTTTTATTCGCCAACCGGGATGATTTTAGCAAATTTGAAATGGACACCCACGTGGAAGGTGTTTTGATTATTCCCACCATTGCCCCGGATGGAATCGGGATAAATGACGGCCTTAAAATGTTGTTGAAATTAATTGACAATCATGAAAAGGAATACGATCCAAGCGAAAACAACCAAACACCAAAAAACAACCAAACACCAGAAAATAACGATACACCAGAAACCCCACCCACACCGGAAACAGAATTCTGCAAATTAAGATTCTTTTTTCATCCCGTTGAACTGGACAATGTTAAAGAGTCCCTGGCAAAATTCGGATTCTCTAACCTGACCCTCATCGATATCAAGTATCAAAAATACCAGGAAGAAAAGACTGAAACTTACCGGGGCAGTAGTTATGAGCTCCAGTTACCTCCCAAAATAGAGATAATGATGATTACGAAAAAAGAGGAAATTGAATATGTGATTAAGGCCCTTGAATCCGTTAAAACAGAGGACATAAGTGAAAAATTATTCATATCACCGGTAGAGGATATCATAAGGATCAGGACAACTGAAAAAGGAGAAAATGCAATTGACTAAATAGATAGGGGTTAACAGACTTTAATAACCGACTTATAATCCATTACAATCTAAAATTCATGATAGGATTATTTATCGAATTGATTTATTTCTGATTTTATTTTATTCCTGCTTATTTTTTTATTAACTTATTTTAAGACCATATTTTTCTTATTCATGGGTTTAAATACGAGCCCAAGATAAACTATTCTTGTTGTGATCTTTGAATTTTTTACCCGGCCATGTTTTTGAATGAATAATTATAATATTCAGTGTCCATAAAATTATTATAGATTTTTATTAATTCATGCCTGGAATGACCACCATGAATGATGAAGAAAAATCTGAAAAACAATTGGTTACTGAAATAAAAAAACATAGAAAACTTTATTCTGAATTAGAAGGCCATATGGCTGATTTTAATTTGATGAAACCTGAAAATAAACCCTTTCAGGATGCATTGAAATTTTTATCCCCCCTGTTAGTGGAACTGCTGAGCCTGACCACCGTGGAGGATATTTATGATTTTGTCCGGGAAAAACTTCAGGAACTGGTAAAAGATGCATACATTATTATTTCTACTTACGATGAACAATCTGAAAGTTTAAAAGTCCTGGATATGATCGGAATCACCCCTAGAATGTTAGAACTGGCCACAACATTAATCGGAGTCAAAACAAAGGATTTTAACCTTCCCCAAGATACTCTGGATGAAAAATCCAAAAATTTCATGTCCAGCGGTAAATTAAAGCAGTTAGATGAGGGTCTTTACTACATCAGTGGGGGAAGACTATCTCGTGAAAAATACAAACTGATTGAAGAGGCCTTTGGTGTTGATAAAACTTATGTGATGGGATTTTCATTTAAAGGGCAGCTTTTTGGTAGTGTGATTATAGTTACCAAAAAAGGGGGTAAACCCCTGAACATCAGCACGGTGGAAACCATACTTAACATATTTTCCGCGGTTTTACAGAATAAAATTGCCGAAAAAGAAGTTAAAAAAAGGGAAAAACTGTTAAGTCTGGTCACCGACAATATGCTGAACGTAGTAGGGCAAATTGACGCTGGAGGAACTTTCCAGTATATCAGCCCTTCCATAAAAACTGTTCTGGGTTATGAACCCCGGGAAATCCTGGGTGAAAGTGTATTTAAACTCATCAACTTAACCCATCCCCAGGATCAAATCAAGGTCAGTTCCACCTTCATGGAATCCACGGTCTCTTATCTACCGGGAGGAGTTCAGCACCGATTCAAACATGCCGATGGACATTATTTGTGGGTTGAATCCTTAGGAAACCCTTTATTTGATGAAAGAGGCCAGTATCAAGGAGTGGTGTTCAGTATGACCAATATAGACTCGGTGAAGGTTGCTGAAGAGAATTTGAGAACATCACTACAAGAGAAAGAACTTCTTCTGCGTGAACTGCACCACCGGGTTAAAAATAACATGCAAATCATATCCAGCCTTCTTAGCCTGCAGAGTCAACATATTAAAGATGATAGGGACCTTAAAATTTTTGAAAGCAGTCAAAACCGGGTTAAAACCATGGCCCTAATTCATGAAGAGATTTACAGTTCCCAGAATTTTACACACATCAATCTGCACGATTATCTCCGCAACATTACCAAGGAACTATTAACCTTCCACATAGGAGATCCCCGCAGGGTGAAACTTACGTTTAATGTGGAGGATGTTAAAATGGAAATGGAAACTGCCATCCCATTGGGGCTTCTGGTTAACGAAATTGTGGCTAATTCAGTTGTCCATGCCTTCCCTAACAACCGGAAAGGAGAGATAAAAGTCGCACTACAACGGGAAGGTGATGAGTTCACCCTACGAATAAGTGACGATGGTGTGGGAATCCCGGATAATGTTGAATTTGAAAAGGCAGAAACTCTAGGATTTCAACTCATAAAAAACTTGGCCAAACAATTAGATGGCCAGTTGGAGTTACAAAAGGATAATGGAACCATTTTCACCCTTAAGTTCAAGGAATTGGATTATAAAAAAAGGTTTTAAATTAAACTGCCCATTTAGATAGTACCTTAATTTTACATTAGATCATTGCCTATTAACTTAACCCACAGGAAGGTGTTACACTGGATAATGAAATGGATTCTCATCAGGAAAGATACTGGGATGGTGTTGCCGAGGAGAAAGAATTTCCCACCCCCTTTTTATTGAAGGAGTTTAAAAGGCACACTCCCTTTGAAAGGAGTATATTGGATGTGGGCTGTGGTTACGGTAGAACTTTAGAAAAACTCCATAAAAATGGTTTTAATAATTTAACTGGAGTGGATTTCTCGGGAAAAATGATAAAAAGAGGTTTAAAGTTGCACCCCTACCTGAACCTCCTTAAGAATGAGGGGGATGACCTGCCCTTTTCCGATAAATCTTTTGATGCTGCACTCCTCATTGGAGTCTTGACCAGTAACATCCACAGCCAGAAACAGGAAAACATAATTTCAGAGATTACCCGAGTTTTAAAGGATAAAGGTATACTGTACATCAGTGATTTTCTCTTGAACCATGACGAGAGAAACCTGCAGCGTTATAGGAAATATGAAAATAAATATGGAATCTATGGAATTTTTGAACTTCCGGAAGGGGCAGTTTTAAGACACCATACTTTGGAACACATTTTAAAACTAACTGAAAATTATAACAATCTATACCGGGAAAAAACCGTTTTTAAGACCATGAATGGTCATGAATCCAATGGGTTTTATTATATTGGTCAAAAAAATCCTTGAAGACGACACATTATGGTGCGAATCCCAATAGTTTCAAGGCGTTTTCTGCGGCGACCCTTACTTCCGGTTGTTCATTATTTATGAAACTTCCAACCCGTTCCCTGACTTGAGGGGTGGTAATCCTGATCTGACCTAAACTTCGCAGGGTTTCCCATATAATGGGAGGAGGATAGTCACTTTCCAGTATTTCCAGCAGAGGATCAACTGCTTTCTTACTTTTTGTAAAGCCACTTAAAGCCCGGATGATCTTCCACAAAGTTACCCCGTCACTACCATCATAGTCACGTGTTTCCCTTTCCATATGGGTGAGTAATGCATTTAAAGCTCTCCTGTCACCTGTTTTGGCGGCAATTGCACCTACTACATCAATGGCCTGTTGAACTTTAAATTCATCACTACTTTCCAGAAAATCTATTAAATATGGGGTTGCTGGTTTTCCTATCAGGACCATGGTTCTTCCCGCCATATCCCTCACCAATGGAAAACTTTTTTTCCTAAAATAATGGTCAGGGAGCATGATTTCCTGATTTTTACCAATTCCACCGAGAAGTTCTATTAAATACACTACAGAAGGTTCACCTATTTTAGATAAAGCCTCTGAAATTGCTATTCTGGAATAAAGAGATTTTTCAGTGGTCAAAGCAGAGCAAAGAGGCAGAATTCCCCTTTCATCCCCAAGATCTCCCAGTATAACCGCAGCAATAGTTCTTTGCTGGGGATCAGTTCCCTGTAACATTTCAACTAACCCTTTAAAAGGAAGATCAACATAGGGAGAGATGTCTTCTGTAGATATCTGACCTCTCTTTCTTCTATTCTTTCTCTTTTTTTCTTCAAAATTCATGTAACCATTACCTACCTCAAATTCCAGATAAAACCTGAAGGGAAGTATGTATCGGTTAGGTTAATAATTTTTAACTAAATTTATCAGGAAATTACATAAAATGCTACATGTTTTTAGAATTCAACTCCTGCTTACAATTGAAGGTAGTGCGTTAATTTACCTTCATAAAACTGGTTAAACTATGAATAAGGCCCGTATAATAGGTTTGGTAAAAATATAAATGGAATAAATAATATACAAAATAAAAGAACTCCCCCAGTAGGAGATGAGAATCATCCGGAATTGGGGCTTATTCAATTTTTTTATGATTAGTTCTCATTTGCTGGCTAAAATCTTTTTAAAATAAAGGAGATACTTAAACCCATGATGGGTAAGAAAGCTTACCTCAAAAAATTGACCTCAAAATTTCAAATACCCTCCGTGGAGGTGGGTAAAGAATTAGAGGGCAGTACACCCCCTTCAGTATTCATTGGCAGTTGGAATTATCCTAAAGTGTACGCTGGACCCATGATATCCCCAGTATCAGGAGATACCGCCATTATGGACACCCCGGAAGCCTGGATCCCTGGGTCAAAAAGCCAGGAAGATATCATCTCCTACCGTATGAGCCTGGTTCGGGGTAAGAAGCTGATTGGAATCACTGATCTGGACAACCAGATGGTGGAAAAACTCCAGGAGATCTCTCTGGCCTCTGGCTCCATTGATAGTGAAGCAGAGTTCTGGAAAAAGCCAAGAGGAGTTTCTTTCAGCGAATACCAGGCCCCCCATGGACCCAGTGCCATTTTAGAAAAATTTGATATTGATAATGTGCGCTGGGACCGGGAACTGGAAAAGGTGTACTACGATACTGATCTACGGGCTCGAGATGCCATTATGGACCTGCACAGTAAAGATGTGCCCTTCTCCCACATGCAGAAGGCCTTTTCTGTGGGTACCATGGGTGTGGATAAGCGCCGCCGCCTGGTTCCCACCCGCTGGTCCATAACTGCCTGTGATAGCACCATTGCGGACCAGCTGCTTAAAGAAGTGAAACACTTTGACCCGCTGGATGTTCACCGGGTTTACGAGTTCCAGAGCCTTCAGAACTATTATGCTGTACTCCTATTACCTTCACCCTGGCAGTACGAATGGATGGAAGCCTTTTTAAAAGTTTTAGGACAGGAAAAACTTATTTTCTCAGATTATGAGAATTACAATGGTAAAAAAGAATACTCCCGAGTTGGGGGCTGCTACTACACCTGTAAAATGGCAGTATTAGAGGCACTGGCTCAGGAAAAACGCCAAGCAGGCGTAATCGTTCTTAGAGAGGCTTATTCCGGTTACGTGCCTCTGGGGGTGTTCAATGTTCGGGAAAATGTCCGGAATGCCCTGGCCCAACCTTACCAGGAATTCGAAGATATGAAAAGTGCCCTGGCCTATATTGACACCCGTTTAAAGCTTCCTATTAATAGTTTCATTAAAAGAAGCGATCTCCTCCAGGATATTCTCCGTTCCAGACAGACCACCCTGGATTCTTACTTCAAATAAAGAGATTTTGGCTATTATAACCGGATTTTGTGGATTTTTAGACTAAAAAATATTAATTGATTAAAATACCGAGTGAATAAGATGGAACTTACCTTTAGGAAACCAGCTGAAAAAACCAGGCAGGCTATGTGTGATGCTTCCCTGGAAATGGGAAACAGGCCCCAGACCAAGGAGTACAAGGACTCTGCCGAGGAAAGCATTGAAAAGATCACTGGCCACGACCACGCCCGGGTACTCAGTAGTGGTAATGCCGCTATTATGGCAGCCATGGCTAATATAGAGGGGCCAGTAATGATTCCCGATCAGGGGGGCTGGAGTGGTTTTAGAAAGATGGCTGAATTTTTAGGGAAACCAGTTCGTTATCTTCCCACATCAGAGGGAGTGGTAGATGAGGGGATACTGGAAGAACAGTTGAAACAAAAAAAACCAGATGCTCTTTTCATCACCAGCTTTGCCGGTTACATGGCAGAACAGCCAGTTAAGGCTATTTTTGAAATCTGTGAGGATCAGGATGTGCTCCTGGTGGAGGATGCCTCCGGATCAGTGGGTGACCCCGAGGGGAACTTGGCCAATGGTGATCACTCCCATGTCCTGGTGGCCTCCACTGGATCTCCCAAAGTGGTTAACGTAGGGAATGGAGGATTTATTTCCACCAGTGACCCGCAAAAATTCCAAAATACCGGTTTCCTTTTGAAGACCCTGCAGGCAAGCCCGGTTACCTGTGCTGGCCTCCGGGAAGAAATTAACCAAGCTCCTTTGAATCTGGTTAAAACCATAGATGCCTGCAAATTTCTAAAAAAAGAGCTGAAAACTTGTTTACACCCGGATAAAAGAGGTATCAATGTCACTGTTCCTGTTGATGAACCTAAAAAAATAGGCCGCACCCTGAGGCAGGCCCTAAAAGTGAAAGGAGGAGGCATGATCTCGACTTGTCCCCTTTACGACCGAATAAAACAACCCGCAGTTTGTTTAGAGATTAAAAATCTGGATATAAACTGTTTGACCCCGGAAAATCTGCAGGAGATAGTAGCCACTGTGCATAGAGTAACCGGACAGGTCTGAATGGTCAAAATAAACTAAATCAAATTTTAATAACCTCAAATTCTAACATAAACCAAATGAAGGGTATTGGAGAAAAATTATTGTAAGTTCAATTTTATAATTCCAAATTCAAAATAGCCGATCTTTCGACCATGACCCGCTCCATACCCCCGGCTGATTCAATTTCCTGGGGAGAAATTTGGTACAACTCCTGCAGAACTTCTATATCAGGCTTTAAAAATTTTTGCTTCGGGCCCAAAGCATTCTCCAGCTTTTTTTGTACTGATTCGCCACCATCCACCACCACCACACATAAATCATTTATTCCTTTATTTATCCCCAGAATTTTAAGAGCCTTGGATATCTGTCTTTGGGCAGAAGCTCGCAGGCATATTTCCAGGCCTAAATCCTTGGCGGTGTTTTCATTTCTTTCGAAGGCTTTAATGGCCTGAACTGTTGCCTGTAGGGCATGTTTTTCACCAGCTATCCCCCGGGCCAGCATTAACTGAACTGTACAGTCATTTTCATCAGTTAAATCCTTTATAAATCCCATTATTTCCTTCATATCATTTATTTCAGTTTCGAAGCCAGATATTTTGATTTCATGGCCCCGGAAATGGTGCTGACTCCACAATTCATCATTCATAAACTAGATCTCCACTTTTATTCATTGAATCATTTGCCTAATAAACAAGGGATGTAATTGACCGGAGTTAAAGGTAATTGTTACCAGTTGCCCTCTGTTGAATTAAATTCCCCTGGAAAAAAATAATAGAAAATGATTTAAGGGGATTTTTCAGATTCCTGTAATTTCTTATCAGTTAAAACCTTGTTTATACCAGCCAGGAATGCTTCTACACTGGCGTTGATAATGTCCGGCTGGGTGCTTCGGGCACTCACCACTTTACCATCGTGTTTGAGCTTCACCACCACGTCAATAAGGGCATCGGTTCCCCCGGTTATGGCATCCACGTGGTATTCCTCAAATTCTATATCGGTAACATCTTCAATGGTTTTTTCAATGGCCACTATGGCAGCGTCAACTGGACCTACACCTATTCCTGCTTCTAATTTTTCTACATCGCCTATTTTGAGTTTAACTGAGGCAGTGGGTGTGACCTTGTTTCCGGATACTATGGTTAATTCCTGAAGTTCCACTGGTTTTTCAGACATTACTCCCATAACATCCTCTGCTATGGCCTGTAAATCAACATCAGTAACGCATTTTCCCATATCACCCAGGGCTTTTATCCGGTTGAATATCTGGGCGAATTTAGCCTCATCCACCTGGAAACCCATCTCATTTATACGTTCTTTGATGATGTGAGAACCAACATGTTTACCCATGACGAAACGGCGCTTGTGTCCCACAAGTTCTGGTGTGATGGGCTCGTATGTTTCGGCTTTCTTCATAACTCCGTCGGCATGAATTCCAGATTCATGGGCAAAGGCATTTTCACCTACTATGGCTTTGTTAGGCTGTAAATACATCCCTGTTATCCTGG encodes:
- a CDS encoding GMP synthase subunit A: MILVINNHGQYNHRIHRTLHYLKIPSELVPNTTTLEEIEAKEPLGLILGGGPSVERSGNSTQYIKELDYPVLGICLGHQVMAQAYGGEIGSAGSESYAQIQIDILDEDDIFKGLGPQMEVWASHKDEVCKLPPEFNLLASSSICQIEAMKHQDKPLYGIQFHPEVYHTPEGPKVFENFYKVCKEYSQE
- the guaA gene encoding glutamine-hydrolyzing GMP synthase; the protein is MLDPSSFIKESIEEIKKTIKDEKAIIALSGGVDSSVASVLVSKAIGENLTAVFVDHGLLREGEADYVQNTFHDRLNLKYIDASEEFLGKLQGVKDPEEKRKIIGEVFIRVFEREAEKVGAKFLVQGTIAPDWIESEGNIKSHHNVALPHGMVLELVEPIRELYKDEVRIVGAEIGLPTEMVNRQPYPGPGLAVRVAGELTKDKIRICRQANAIVEEEVQKEGLDKTLWQYFAVLTNTKVTGVKGDIRDYGYLVVLRMVESLDAMTADVPELPWNMVKTISRRITAEISEVTHVSLSVSDKPPSTIELA
- a CDS encoding GTP-binding protein, encoding METKKILVLGDSDAGKRTALKHICNNLVETEAASYGKSIINHKKLQIFSPSSAGRFRFMKDILSKNMDGAIIIIDNTQGVTSSCEEMIDFVEDKGVPYLIFANKQDLNNSPLYINYPDIYILPTEAISGKGVLEGLNRLLKLMESEPVKIPTISY
- a CDS encoding P-II family nitrogen regulator, producing the protein MENESAINGRKIVILSNYNSNKAHSGNLMEYFKDITFQDSDIDLSLFNYRRLLIDGGKNYLFNPPDYPEFMSLKQVLSRDVDGVILFIETSIGIFETDLEIIDLIAGEDIPHVLFANRDDFSKFEMDTHVEGVLIIPTIAPDGIGINDGLKMLLKLIDNHEKEYDPSENNQTPKNNQTPENNDTPETPPTPETEFCKLRFFFHPVELDNVKESLAKFGFSNLTLIDIKYQKYQEEKTETYRGSSYELQLPPKIEIMMITKKEEIEYVIKALESVKTEDISEKLFISPVEDIIRIRTTEKGENAID
- a CDS encoding histidine kinase dimerization/phosphoacceptor domain -containing protein, whose amino-acid sequence is MNDEEKSEKQLVTEIKKHRKLYSELEGHMADFNLMKPENKPFQDALKFLSPLLVELLSLTTVEDIYDFVREKLQELVKDAYIIISTYDEQSESLKVLDMIGITPRMLELATTLIGVKTKDFNLPQDTLDEKSKNFMSSGKLKQLDEGLYYISGGRLSREKYKLIEEAFGVDKTYVMGFSFKGQLFGSVIIVTKKGGKPLNISTVETILNIFSAVLQNKIAEKEVKKREKLLSLVTDNMLNVVGQIDAGGTFQYISPSIKTVLGYEPREILGESVFKLINLTHPQDQIKVSSTFMESTVSYLPGGVQHRFKHADGHYLWVESLGNPLFDERGQYQGVVFSMTNIDSVKVAEENLRTSLQEKELLLRELHHRVKNNMQIISSLLSLQSQHIKDDRDLKIFESSQNRVKTMALIHEEIYSSQNFTHINLHDYLRNITKELLTFHIGDPRRVKLTFNVEDVKMEMETAIPLGLLVNEIVANSVVHAFPNNRKGEIKVALQREGDEFTLRISDDGVGIPDNVEFEKAETLGFQLIKNLAKQLDGQLELQKDNGTIFTLKFKELDYKKRF
- a CDS encoding bifunctional 2-polyprenyl-6-hydroxyphenol methylase/3-demethylubiquinol 3-O-methyltransferase UbiG; this encodes MDSHQERYWDGVAEEKEFPTPFLLKEFKRHTPFERSILDVGCGYGRTLEKLHKNGFNNLTGVDFSGKMIKRGLKLHPYLNLLKNEGDDLPFSDKSFDAALLIGVLTSNIHSQKQENIISEITRVLKDKGILYISDFLLNHDERNLQRYRKYENKYGIYGIFELPEGAVLRHHTLEHILKLTENYNNLYREKTVFKTMNGHESNGFYYIGQKNP
- a CDS encoding HEAT repeat domain-containing protein, whose amino-acid sequence is MNFEEKKRKNRRKRGQISTEDISPYVDLPFKGLVEMLQGTDPQQRTIAAVILGDLGDERGILPLCSALTTEKSLYSRIAISEALSKIGEPSVVYLIELLGGIGKNQEIMLPDHYFRKKSFPLVRDMAGRTMVLIGKPATPYLIDFLESSDEFKVQQAIDVVGAIAAKTGDRRALNALLTHMERETRDYDGSDGVTLWKIIRALSGFTKSKKAVDPLLEILESDYPPPIIWETLRSLGQIRITTPQVRERVGSFINNEQPEVRVAAENALKLLGFAP
- a CDS encoding Nre family DNA repair protein, with protein sequence MMGKKAYLKKLTSKFQIPSVEVGKELEGSTPPSVFIGSWNYPKVYAGPMISPVSGDTAIMDTPEAWIPGSKSQEDIISYRMSLVRGKKLIGITDLDNQMVEKLQEISLASGSIDSEAEFWKKPRGVSFSEYQAPHGPSAILEKFDIDNVRWDRELEKVYYDTDLRARDAIMDLHSKDVPFSHMQKAFSVGTMGVDKRRRLVPTRWSITACDSTIADQLLKEVKHFDPLDVHRVYEFQSLQNYYAVLLLPSPWQYEWMEAFLKVLGQEKLIFSDYENYNGKKEYSRVGGCYYTCKMAVLEALAQEKRQAGVIVLREAYSGYVPLGVFNVRENVRNALAQPYQEFEDMKSALAYIDTRLKLPINSFIKRSDLLQDILRSRQTTLDSYFK
- a CDS encoding DegT/DnrJ/EryC1/StrS family aminotransferase, encoding MELTFRKPAEKTRQAMCDASLEMGNRPQTKEYKDSAEESIEKITGHDHARVLSSGNAAIMAAMANIEGPVMIPDQGGWSGFRKMAEFLGKPVRYLPTSEGVVDEGILEEQLKQKKPDALFITSFAGYMAEQPVKAIFEICEDQDVLLVEDASGSVGDPEGNLANGDHSHVLVASTGSPKVVNVGNGGFISTSDPQKFQNTGFLLKTLQASPVTCAGLREEINQAPLNLVKTIDACKFLKKELKTCLHPDKRGINVTVPVDEPKKIGRTLRQALKVKGGGMISTCPLYDRIKQPAVCLEIKNLDINCLTPENLQEIVATVHRVTGQV